AGGAGACTAGGATGTGGCACCATGTTTAGGAACCGTGAACTAATAGGACCCTTACACCTAAGCAAACAAATACACTTAGCTCAAAGAGGTAACAGAGCTAAGTGAAGCAAGGTCACCCTACTGACTGATGGCAGAGAACCCAAGGAGACACTCCCAGTCTGGGCCCTGAGCCCCTTTCTCTTGGCTGGACCACTGCAGTGCCCAGGAGAGGCAAAGCTCCAGCGGGACCCTCCTCGGACCTGCTCCCCCAGAGGGCCCTCCAGCTTCTCCAGAGGTTGGCGCTGTTTACTGGTTTCCCATCCTCTTCTTCCTaaacctgggggtggggagccgggTCTGAGAAGGTCAGCTGTGTGGTGATGAGCCTGTAAAGCTGCAGCCAATTTGCAGGACCCCAAAAGCCGGCTGGGGCTGCTCAGCTGATGGGAGACTATAGTTCTAGAAAGGATTGGAAGGTCTAGGGCAGCCAACGCAAGCAGATGACCCGCGAGGAAAGCCTGAGGACTGAGCTTGGAGCACCGTTTATATTCAGGGGCCACCAGAGTAAGCAGTGCCTTTTCCACGCGGAGGCCTAGGAGAAAGCCCCCAGGACGGGGTGAGGGACTCTCCCCAGCATCCCTGGCTACAGGGAAGCAAGGAGGAGGACTGAGCGGTAATCTCCGGCTGTGGTCCTTCCCCAGAACCTTCCAGTAGagtggagaaaacagaagccaGAAAGCAGGGGCTCCGGAAGTGGTGGTCATATTGGCCCCCCCAAAACGTTGCATAAATAAAACGGGGCTTCATTGGCTCGTCTCGTTTTGACTTTCCAGGGGATGAGTGGATGATTCGGAAGgtgaaggtggaggaggaggatcaGGAGGCGGAAGAAGAGGTCGAATGGCCGCAGCATCTCTCGTTGCTACCCGGCCCTTTCCCCGCTACGGACTTGGGGCCTCTGGCTGCCGCGTACAAGCTGGAGCCGGGGACCCCCGGGACGCTGGGGGGACTGGCGCTGGTCGGGTGGGCCCCGACCTCGGAGAAGCCCTACGGCTGCGGGGAGTGCGAGCGGCGGTTTCGGGACCAGCTGACCCTGCGGCTGCACCAGAGGCTGCACCGCGGCGAGGGCCCCTGCGCCTGCCCGGACTGCGGCCGCAGCTTCGCGCAGCGCGCCCACATGCTGCTGCACCAGCGCAGCCACCGCGGCGAgcggcccttcccctgctccgaGTGCGACAAGCGCTTCAGCAAGAAGGCCCACCTGACCCGCCACCTGCGCACGCACACCGGCGAGCGGCCCTACCCGTGCGCCGAGTGCGGCAAGCGCTTCAGCCAAAAGATCCACCTGGGCTCGCACCAGAAGACGCACACGGGCGAGCGGCCCTACCCCTGCCCCGAGTGCGAGAAGCGCTTCCGCAAGAAGACGCACCTGATCCGCCACCAGCGCATCCACACCGGCGAGCGGCCCTACCAGTGCGCGCAGTGCTCGCGCAGCTTCACGCACAAGCAGCACCTGGTGCGGCATCAGAGGGTGCACGAGGCGGCCGGCCGCGCCCCGGCCTCGCCCGACGCGCCCGCCTCGCCGGGNNNNNNNNNNNNNNNNNNNNNNNNNNNNNNNNNNNNNNNNNNNNNNNNNNNNNNNNNNNNNNNNNNNNNNNNNNNNNNNNNNNNNNNNNNNNNNNNNNNNAGGCCCAACATGGTCGCGCACTCGAGAGCGCACAGCGGCGCCAGGCCTTTCGCCTGCGCGCAGTGCGGCCGCCGCTTCAGCCGCAAGTCGCACCTGGGCCGCCACCAGGCGGTGCACACGGGCAGCCGGCCCCATGCCTGCGCCGTCTGCGCCCGCAGCTTCAGCTCCAAGACCAACCTGGTGCGCCACCAGGCCATCCACACGGGCTCCCGCCCCTTCTCCTGCCCGCAGTGCGGCAAGAGCTTCAGCCGCAAGACCCACCTGGTGCGCCACCAGCGCATCCACGGCGAGGCCGCCCACCCGGCCCCCGACGCCGACCTCTCGGCCCCAGCCTGGCCCGCTCCCCCAGAGGTGGCCGCGCCCCCGCTCTTCTTCTGAGCCTGGCTCTCGTGGGGACCCTTCCTTGGCTCGCTGGGGGGAGAGACGCACGCCGGAGATCTGGGCAGTGAGCGCGGCGTCCTGCGTGGCCCCGACGGCTGTTCTTCCCTCACCTTGCCCGAGAGAAGTCAGGAAAGGGTAACCGGCTTGGACACTCTGTGACAGAGACAATGCTAAGAATGAAGTTCAGGCCTGAGTCCTGGGAAGACGCCCACCAGGAGAGCCCATCGGAAAGCATACATTTCTTGGACACCCcctgcacacacgcgcacacacacggcTAAGAGCTGACTGGGTCAGGAGCTTGGGAGTGGGCGAAAGAATGGTTATTTGTGTCCTTAAAGTGTCACTAAAATTAAAACCGGAAGGATCCGGGGCTGTTAAATGAGCTCGGGGTGGGACTCCTGACTGTTCTCTCCATcgccccctcttcctcctcccacagacacgCCCCCTTCCCATCCCGGGTGAGCCGGATGTAGCCAGGTGCTGGCAATGGGCTGTcccaaatgaaaatacagtatcGCTCACTGCTGAACCACTAACCTGCCCCCTGCTTCTTGCTCAGACATTTGACGGGAGAAACATCAGCATGGATTTCTCACAGCGGGTGTTGGGGGGGCCAAGCAACGAAGATGAAGGTTCCTTGCCATCACCATGTCCCCTAAATTCTGTCTGTGATGGATGCTGGATCCGGACGTCTCTGTAGCTGTGCTTGGCCAgctgggctggctggctggcagggaaggaaggggaggggaggatgatGGGGACACGCAGGACAGGGTGCCGGCTTGGGTCTGACCCCTCCTGTGCCGCTCGCAGGATTTGGAGCAGAGCATTCATCTTCCTGGGCTGCTTCTGCTTTCTCGTTACCACAAGATCGTTGGTGTTGGTGACGGCTGAGGCGATTTCCATCACCAAAAACCATCCTGGCAAATAGTTACTGGGTGCCTACTACATTGGGCGCTGGGAAACAATATAAGCAAGACAGGCTTgcaggaaatggaagaaattctAGGCTAGGGTGAGCCCAGAGGGCTTTGGGACATGTGATGAGGGCATCCAAAAATGCCTGGAAAGGTCCACAGTCTAGCAAAGGTCAAGGGAGGTTTGCAAGATGAGAACACCTCTAATGTGAGGCCTGAAAAACGTGCCCGAGTCGCCAGATGAAGGTGGAGGTTGGAGAGAACCGTGTGTGCAGAGATCCGAAGCCCGGTGCAGCCGGAGTGCAGAACGAGCATTGAAGGAGAGGCCTGAGAAAGAGAGGATGCGTAGACTAGGAAAGCCTTGAGCACAGATGAGGGAGTTCAGGCCTTATCCGGGGGCAGTGGGAACCCCTGGAAGGGTCTGGGCAGAGCAGGAACAGGATGACATTTACATGAATGCATTTTAGAAACACGGCTAGCTGCCCGGAGAGGATGGACTGGCTGGAGGGGACCAGACTGGAGACCTGCACGTTAGCAATCCAGGTGACAGGTGGTGGTGACTGTGGCCCATGCTGTgtcagaagggaggagagaggtaaAAGACCGGAGATACATTTACCAGGCAGCGGGTACCGGGCGTGCTGACCAGCgtggagagaagggagatggaGGGCGGAGATACTGGCCTGGCTTTTGTTTGATGACTAACACCCCGACAGCAGCGTTCCCCGGAGATGGGCGACCCAGGGGGAGGAACGGTTTTGTACTGGGGGAGCCGTCTTCGATCTGTGGAGTCGGTGGAACCAGAGCGTGGCCAGGTGGCGGGGGGAGGCAGTGCTCCGCGGGGGGTCTGAGCCGGAGAGAGGCCTGAGGCCCATCGACACGTTTCTGAAGCCAGGGGGCAGGGGATGAGCTACAAGAAGTGGGTgtggagggggcaaagagagaaccTAGCACTAAACCCTGGGGACACCGATGTTTAGGGGATAGTGTGTGGAGAAGCCTTGAAAGATGGGGAGCGTGCGGTTCCAGAGAGTGGAAAGGAAAACCCAAGAGGGGACAGCAGAGCTGAGGAAAGGCAATGTTTCAGGATAGAGGAAGAAGTCAGCAGCTGACAGTTGCCGAGAGATCAGTAATAACTTCCAAACCCTCTGGATTTTGCAACAAGGAGATGGGTTGGCATCCAGCTTCGGGGGCAGTTGGGACAGAATTCCCCTTGCAATGGTGAGTCACAGATGCACGGTCCCATGGAAGGTAGAAGAAAACGAGATCAAGTTGCAGGTAAATGACTGAGGTCAGCTAGAAGGTCTCTTTGACTCTAAGGCCTAGGAGGGAGGacacggggcaggggaggggatcTGAATGCCGTGAGTTCGACTTCTGTGGCCAAGAATGAGTAGGTGATAACAGGTGACTGTGGTGGCAGTGTGGCCGTAAAGAGGAACCACCGAGTTTGGCCCCAGTGGTATTTTAAATGCTTGGAAATTTCACATGAAATTTCTCTTGTGAAAAGTTGGAAGGTTGGGTGACCATCGGCCAGGACTGAGTGCCAGATGGCCTCTTCAGACATAGGGAGAGGGATGCAGCGTCCGGGCCCCCAGCACGCCTATTGGCTTTGCTCTCGAGTTGCTTACCAGGCCTCTTAGGCACTGAACTCGGGATTCCCGCCAAAAAAAGTCATCTCAGAGACTTTTAAAATCAAACACATAAAAGAGACATTCATGTCAGTTATACCAATGTTTA
The genomic region above belongs to Suricata suricatta isolate VVHF042 chromosome 2, meerkat_22Aug2017_6uvM2_HiC, whole genome shotgun sequence and contains:
- the ZNF467 gene encoding zinc finger protein 467, encoding MKFPAPHPGLPLSTLSPENPLILDVPRVRGLIPQEQLPWVAMRETFEALSSLGFSVGQPEMAPQSEPGEGSHDTQEEMSPPREDSVLGTCSGHEAPRPEEGAQVDEAEDPCRGDQKAEPPSSCPGDEWMIRKVKVEEEDQEAEEEVEWPQHLSLLPGPFPATDLGPLAAAYKLEPGTPGTLGGLALVGWAPTSEKPYGCGECERRFRDQLTLRLHQRLHRGEGPCACPDCGRSFAQRAHMLLHQRSHRGERPFPCSECDKRFSKKAHLTRHLRTHTGERPYPCAECGKRFSQKIHLGSHQKTHTGERPYPCPECEKRFRKKTHLIRHQRIHTGERPYQCAQCSRSFTHKQHLVRHQRVHEAAGRAPASPDAPASPNMVAHSRAHSGARPFACAQCGRRFSRKSHLGRHQAVHTGSRPHACAVCARSFSSKTNLVRHQAIHTGSRPFSCPQCGKSFSRKTHLVRHQRIHGEAAHPAPDADLSAPAWPAPPEVAAPPLFF